A genomic window from Halalkalicoccus tibetensis includes:
- a CDS encoding Gfo/Idh/MocA family oxidoreductase yields MLSSLSGIVYSIVFITGKIAQKWRLYHRNMDDWRMDSDLSGGGHLLNVGSHLIDAILWMTELTPTHVNADIVFHDKEQIFDKQSSITIEFDNGAIANISDTGIIPRTREHIHIWDDNGAVYLKGRE; encoded by the coding sequence ATGTTGAGTTCACTTTCTGGAATTGTTTACAGTATCGTTTTTATCACAGGCAAAATTGCACAAAAATGGAGATTATACCACAGGAATATGGACGACTGGCGGATGGATTCCGACTTGAGTGGTGGTGGTCACCTTCTGAACGTTGGATCGCACCTCATTGACGCAATCCTCTGGATGACCGAGCTTACACCAACTCACGTCAATGCCGATATCGTATTCCATGACAAGGAGCAAATTTTCGATAAGCAGTCGTCGATCACTATCGAGTTTGATAATGGTGCAATTGCAAACATCTCCGATACGGGAATTATCCCTCGTACACGTGAGCATATCCATATCTGGGATGACAACGGAGCTGTTTATCTCAAAGGACGTGAGTAG